The genomic window TATCATTAGCTAAATTAATAATAACCATAAGATTATTTACAATAATCAAAATTGTTAATAACAAATTAAAGTTAAATTCAACTAAATTAAAATTAACTCCTCTTTCATGTAAATTTATGATTAGTCATATTTATAAAATAAAAAAACCTGAAACAATAATATGCTTCAGGTTTTATAAGAGATAAATAGATTATGATTCTTTAAGCTTCGTTAAGCGCGAAATGATCGAACCCTTTTAAAACTAACTCTATCGGCTGATTATTATAATAATAGCTAATACCTTCAGATTGCGGTTTAATTTGCCCAATACAAGTAAATATAGAACCAGTGTTTGCAAGAGCCATCTCTAATGCACCTCGATTAAGCTCTGGCACAGTAAAGCAAAGCTCATAATCTTCACCGCCACTAAGAGACCAAATACGTGCTTGATCTTCACAGCAATTTTTTTGTAGCGCTTCAGATAATGGCAAAGCATCAAGATTAATTCGCGCACCACAGCCACTGGCTTTTAGCACATGATTCAGGTCAGATATTAAACCATCAGAAATATCAATCGCGGAGGAGGCTAAATTACGTAATGCTTGCCCTTGTAAGATACGCGGCTGTGGACGCAAATGGCGACCAATCAACCAGGCTTTCTGGTCTTCATTAGACACCGACAACCTATCTTGTAATATTGCCAGTCCAGCCGCGCTATCACCTAAAGTGCCCGTGACATAAATCCAATCCCCATTACGCGCACCAAATCGGGATAAAGCTTTACCTGTTGGAATTAAACCATGTACTGTGAAGGTTAAACTCATTGGGCCTTTCGTCGTATCTCCCCCAATAAGTTGCATTCCATAATAATTCAGCTGTTCAAATAAACTATCACTAAATTGCTCTAGCCAATTGGTATCAACACTGGGTAATGTTATGGCAAGGGAAGCCCAAGCAGGATCAGCCCCCATAGCCGCTAAATCACTTAAATTAGAAGCCAATGCTTTATAAGCTAGATCAGCAGGTGAGATTTCAGGAAGGAAATGAATACCGGAAACGAGTGTATCTGTAGTCACAGCCAGTTG from Providencia sneebia DSM 19967 includes these protein-coding regions:
- the thiL gene encoding thiamine-phosphate kinase; protein product: MSYGEFDLIARYFNRQPTNRRDVNIGIGDDCALMTIPEKQQLAVTTDTLVSGIHFLPEISPADLAYKALASNLSDLAAMGADPAWASLAITLPSVDTNWLEQFSDSLFEQLNYYGMQLIGGDTTKGPMSLTFTVHGLIPTGKALSRFGARNGDWIYVTGTLGDSAAGLAILQDRLSVSNEDQKAWLIGRHLRPQPRILQGQALRNLASSAIDISDGLISDLNHVLKASGCGARINLDALPLSEALQKNCCEDQARIWSLSGGEDYELCFTVPELNRGALEMALANTGSIFTCIGQIKPQSEGISYYYNNQPIELVLKGFDHFALNEA